In Daucus carota subsp. sativus chromosome 4, DH1 v3.0, whole genome shotgun sequence, one DNA window encodes the following:
- the LOC135152037 gene encoding uncharacterized protein LOC135152037 → MQTLTQDRQLLHSNVQAVSKLESQLSQLASTLCEREKNKFPSQPEVNPKFPLNQRPPNNVHAVISLRSGKQVDTHVGENLGKKGDSTSTLSPPITTINHDKPESSKAREESSDPNSEPNSELQSEVVYKPRVPYPQRRISPKQSAQMEKILEVFKQVKVNIPLLDVIQQIPSYAKSLKELYTHKRTNHVPKKAFLTSHISSILSNQIPVKYKDPGCPTISCVIGEAFVDKALLDLGASVNLFPYSVYQALGLGELRQTNVTLQLADRSGKIPKGMIEDVLIKVRDFVFPVDFVVLETEPERLNEANIW, encoded by the exons atgcaaactttaacccaagataggcaacttttgcattctaatgtgcaagccgtctctaagttagagtcccaattgagtcaattagctagcacgttgtgtgagcgagaaaagaacaagttCCCGAGCCAGCCTGAGGTGAACCCGAAATTTCCTCTTAACCAAAGACCCCCGAATAATGTGCATGcggtcatttctcttaggtcgggtaaacaagttgatacccacgttggtgagaaccttggtaagaaaggggattcgacttctaCTCTAAGTCCACCCATTactaccattaatcatgacaaacccgagagttcaaaagcccgtgaggagtcgagtgaccCAAACTCGGAACCGAATTccgagttgcaaagtgaagtagtctataaaccAAGAGTCCCGTACCCACAAAGACGTATTTCACCCaagcaatcggctcaaatggagaagattttggaagtgtttaagcaagtcaaggtcaacataccccttttagatgttattcaacaaattccttcatATGCTAAGTCTCTTAAGGAGTTATacacccataagagaaccaaccatgtccctaagaaagctttccttacatctcacattagttcgattctctcaaaccaaattcccgtgaaatacaaggaccccggttgtcctacaatttcatgtgtaATAGGAGAAgcttttgtggataaggcgcTACTTGATTTAGGCGCTAGTGTTAATCTCTttccatattctgtctaccaagctttaggtttaggggagctccgacaaaccaatgtcacacttcaattagccgacCGATCCGGgaaaattcctaagggaatgatTGAAGATGTTCTAATTAAAGTACGCGACTTTGTgtttcccgtagattttgtcgtcctagagaccgagccg gaacggcttaatgaagctaacatttggtaa